GATACACCTTACTACAAATGTGACACAAGTATTCTCTTGGAACCTTTTCTTTTGGTTTATGTGTCCTTTGATGAAGAACAAGACGAGCTTGACTAGCACATACCTTTCCACAGATTTCACAAGTAACTGGTTCAGCTTTTGGTTTATGCATTGATACATGACGTCTAAGACCTTTCTTTGTTGCCATAATTTTATCACAATGTTGACATTTATATTCACCAGAATCATCTTCatcactttcttcttttttaacattttcattttcttgtaAAGTATTTTGAGTAGTACTTGGGAAAGAATCATCAtcagaatcaaaaaatttattatcatctgctaaattatctaataatccATGACCATGTTTTTCTGCATGCTTTTTTAATGTATCAGGCCTAAAAAACCATTTTTTACATACAGTacaggaatattttttatctccaTGTACAAGACTATgtctttttagattttttaatgaagaacAATATTGACTGCAAATTTCACATTTGTACAACTCAGgtgcattttcaaaatcataaacTTCATTCACAGTACTATTTTCATCATCTGTATCATCTTCAAATTTCATCTCTTTTTTTGGTTCCTTGTTGTCTTTTTGTTCATCTGTActaatttgtttaatcatattatttactttttctgtATGAGATTTTAGATGACGTACAAGACTTTGAGGTTTAGAAAAGCATGCATGACATAATTGACATGCAAGTGGTTTTGAtgcatgtatttttttatgattttccaTATTCTCTAatctataaaacatttttgaacaaatattGCATTTATGTTTCTTTTCATGAACAAGGGAATGTTTCTTTAAGCCTCTTTGTGTGCTATAACATTTTGCACAtactttacatttaaattttaattctccaGAATCTTCACCATCATTACTTGagtcataataattatcatgaaTTTCATCTTCGCTATAAGTTTTATTAGGCACTGATTTTACTTTCCTAGTAGAAGTACGTTTCTGCacaacttcttcttcttctttaacattatcatttaatatattttcatcaaaaaattctACTTCTTGTTTTCTATCATCTTCCTCTGAATTTTGATTGATATCTTGATTTTCTTCTggtttattttgcatatttatagtTTCAGAAATATCATTGTTGATTTCTTGTGTAAGAGATGtttcatgtatattattttctgagGTACaagattctttttcaatttctttaggTCCTTCAAATCCAatagaacaaataaaaagtttctcaTTTTGCATATCAATTTGGCTGGTGCTTAAGTTAGATTCTTCTCTACAATATGAATCATTAGTTTGTACATATTCTTGAGAATTTGATGCTACATGCATTTCctcttttacaaaataattctctTGATTAATTTGTTCTTTAGATAATAATGTTCTTATCTCAGATTCAGTTTGTGTACATGTatcctaaaatatttaaatttattgtttatatttgctacatgatataaaatattaatatattatatatttaccacAATAGTAATTTTAGATGGTTTATTGTAATACATTCGTAATTTGGCATCAGAATGTTGACATTGTTGTCTAAATTCATGAGCAACACTtgctttataaatacaaatatcacAAATTAATGAAGGTAATCCATCTTGTTCATGAATTTCTATTGATCCACAAACTTGTATCTTTTGAGGAAGAGCCGAGAAATCATTCACTTCTTGATCCGTACAAAAAATAGGTGATAAATTAGTACCTTCTGTAAGGCAAATTCTACATATTCTGTCCATATTAAGTGGTAAATCAAAGTATTCtgtcattatttataagtagaaagcaatttatctttaatatatttcctgTAAAGAATccataagaataatattatttaatgatattatttatataaacaaaaatattcttttaataaaacagtttttattttttgattttaaattgtcctttaataaaaaataatttaaaaaaaatatattttatgacatACATTgggtttttattaaattcaaatttaaatatatataatatttatttaaaaattgtatataaataacaatattgtaatcaatatgttattgataataaaaaataaaaatttataaatttattatagaatttaaaaacattgtgATAAAATAAGTGTTGAAAGAAGTTAGTACATATTCCataatatatgtgtaataaaaaattagaatgtatataaaagatgaaattattttatttaaaaaaaacttattttttaaaataaataaaaaaaaaattaacatacaaAAATGAGAGGTTCTCAACCTTCGGATCTTTTATGCACCGCGAAAACATGCCACGATGTTGAGATAATGCTTTAACAGTGATGCCCAGGTGAATACATTGAAgtttctttgaataaattttatctcttaaaattttatcaaacacagttttcataaaattttcactgTATATTTAAGAACAATGTCACACgtttagttatatattattcgtttctgcgttattttcttatgaaaaagTTTAATACTTCTCTATTTCTTTGTTCAATGGCTTCCCTATGTATTCCCAAAGatgtattataaaagttgAGAGCAATCTGAAATGAACGCACAAAATGAGGAATCTAGAGACTTAGTGAACTGTTAGATGGGTCAATACAAAGAaagtttatatgtatatgcatatatacttCGATAAttgataacatttattttatgtaatagaaTGCaactatataacataatttagatataattaattaatttacaaaataatataacaaaatatttattaaaaaatatttttttatttgtatttatatttaattttaaaataatatttaatttaccttTGTTAATaactgattatatattataaattaaatgttaattataaaatattttattaatatatttctcataaatttatgcattattaataagggaatttttaatattaatattaaattttatttaatttttcatgaaataaatacatatttttcattttaaactcGGCATAAGTATAGaatcattttatgtattttatatttttgtattagatagccaatcaaaagaaaaagctTGTAACTAgcagatttataattttacaaaatttaggAATTTTATGTATGATAAATCAATTGTTGAGTGGTTTGTCTATTTGTGATAATTCTTAGGTTTGACTTTCTCGTGGAACTTTCTTATCCGCCGATCTgtcaaaaaatgtaaatgtaagaCTGTGATTGAAGTTTGAGATTTCTAACATACGGTAATGCAATCGGTGCAAATTATCCGATTAAGTCGGAATATTAGGCAGATGTAGAAAACAAGATTTTAAgcattattggaaatatatttattttttaaatgccaTTATGGCTCTACGCAAAGtaaaaggaaattttgaaCGTATGTTCGATAAAAATCTGACCGATTTAGTACGTGGAATTagaaacaataaagaaaatgaggtaaatttataattatactttgtatattattttaagatttattataaagacaTAACCTTATtcgaatcattaatataaatttttatctaaataatatattgatatattattataggcaaaatatattgcacagtgtatagaagaaattaaacaagaaTTACGACAAGATAATGTTGCAGTGAAAGCAAATGCTGTAGCAAAGCTAACATATGTaagttatagatttatatagtttatcaatatatacagagtaagataatataataattctatcattaatattatattttaatttatttagctTCAAATGTTAGGCTATGATATTAGTTGGGCTggtttcaatataattgaagtgATGTCATCtgcaaaatttacatataaacgAATTGGATATTTAGCGGCAAGTCAAAGTTTTCATGCAGATACAGAAGTATgatattatttggaaattgacataaaatttaaatttcaaagaaatctgataagtattttacatatttcatttcaaattagatatatatttcattttttataaaaaatgaaatttttattaaaaattataataaaagatgtatatgaaagattttttttaataatgtatgtttattaaattgatatttcttatattatatttaacacatacaagatatttgtaaaagtaatgttatattttgtatgcaaataaatagttcaattattttataatttctgttATGACAAAAAAGATTTGTCAGGtttctaaaaatgaatttataatgaaattgattttaacaaatataaatttttgatttattacagCTTTTGATGTTAACTACAAATATGATtcgtaaagatttaaatagtCAAAATCAGTATGATGCTGGTTTGGCTCTGAGTGGTCTCTCTTGTTTTATAAGTTCAGATCTTGCACGTGATTTagttaatgatataatgacATTATTAACATCTACAAAACCATATTTACGTAAAAAAGCAGTGCTGATGATGTACAAAGTTTTCTTACGATTTCCAGAAGCTTTAAGGCCTGCTTTTCCtagattgaaagaaaaattagaagatcCAGATAGTGGTGTACAAAGTGCTGCTGTTAATGTAGTTTGTGAATTAGCaagaaaaaatccaaaaaactATTTAAGTTTAGCACCTGTTTTTTTCAAACTCATGACAACATCTACTAACAATTGGatgctaataaaaattatcaaactggtaagtaaatattaatttcaaaaatttttatattattaaagtgaAACAGATTAATGACATAGGCTCAttgttgtaattaataaatatttgtatacattgtatacatgtatatatatgtatacatatatatgagcCAAATAATATTGGTCTTGTTTCACATGCTCAGTTCTCCACTATAACACTGATTGAGCCAAAAATGGGTCGGCGACTCACTCAACCACTAATTGACCTGATTTCAAGGTTTTCATATtagttgattatttttttattaataaaatatagtaaattatagatattagttgtatttgcatttttagtagcttatttttgtttctaatatgtatttacatgTTGTAAACCAATTACAtgtttagaaatattcatgtgttaaatattattatatttcttagattgcaattatatttccaGTTTGGCGCATTGACACCACTAGAACCTAGGCTtggcaaaaaattaatagaacccCTTACAAATTTGATACACAGgtatttcatgtatttttgtctatatataagtaaatatattattttgtttgtttattgCTAGTTTAATATTCATTGCTCTCAATGTGGAAAATttagatagaattttttaatatttatattttttttatttatattttcttatagtcatattttgtaaaataatttaaattgctaaagaacaaattatataattcattgtattttgttatttttttaaaattattaattatataattattataattttgtaatttgggACTAATCATatggtattattaatttttagtacaTCTGCAATGTCTCTACtatatgaatgtataaataCTGTAATTGctgtattaatttcaatttcgtctGGTATGCCAAATCATTCTGATTCAATACAGTTATGTGTTCAAAAATTGAGGATATTGATAGAAGATtctgatcaaaatttaaaatatttgggaTTGTTAGCaatgtc
This DNA window, taken from Apis cerana isolate GH-2021 linkage group LG5, AcerK_1.0, whole genome shotgun sequence, encodes the following:
- the LOC107997853 gene encoding zinc finger protein 345, with product MTEYFDLPLNMDRICRICLTEGTNLSPIFCTDQEVNDFSALPQKIQVCGSIEIHEQDGLPSLICDICIYKASVAHEFRQQCQHSDAKLRMYYNKPSKITIVDTCTQTESEIRTLLSKEQINQENYFVKEEMHVASNSQEYVQTNDSYCREESNLSTSQIDMQNEKLFICSIGFEGPKEIEKESCTSENNIHETSLTQEINNDISETINMQNKPEENQDINQNSEEDDRKQEVEFFDENILNDNVKEEEEVVQKRTSTRKVKSVPNKTYSEDEIHDNYYDSSNDGEDSGELKFKCKVCAKCYSTQRGLKKHSLVHEKKHKCNICSKMFYRLENMENHKKIHASKPLACQLCHACFSKPQSLVRHLKSHTEKVNNMIKQISTDEQKDNKEPKKEMKFEDDTDDENSTVNEVYDFENAPELYKCEICSQYCSSLKNLKRHSLVHGDKKYSCTVCKKWFFRPDTLKKHAEKHGHGLLDNLADDNKFFDSDDDSFPSTTQNTLQENENVKKEESDEDDSGEYKCQHCDKIMATKKGLRRHVSMHKPKAEPVTCEICGKVCASQARLVLHQRTHKPKEKVPREYLCHICSKVYPSNSSLTYHMRTHTGIKPHVCKTCNSGFTTTTSLANHIRIHTGDKPFVCHVCSAAFAVSSAFRRHLTRHTGEANYLCKTCGKAFKRLSTLKEHTYTHSGEKPYVCKTCGAAYSHSGSLFAHQKRCRAQYGEMVVDEHHHTVAHHIHVNNVQSAVRSLAVIGQMF